Proteins from one Clostridium cellulovorans 743B genomic window:
- a CDS encoding ribose ABC transporter ATP-binding protein, protein MDISKFIKQYIKNPRIVGAVTPSSEKLCCRMVEDMLNYLKVKDIK, encoded by the coding sequence ATGGATATTAGCAAATTTATAAAACAATATATAAAGAATCCGAGAATAGTAGGAGCTGTAACACCAAGCTCAGAAAAGTTATGTTGTAGAATGGTTGAAGATATGTTGAATTACCTAAAAGTAAAAGATATTAAGTAG
- a CDS encoding phosphoribosylaminoimidazolecarboxamide formyltransferase yields the protein MKEFILKYGCNPHQKPAKIYSREGEMPFKILNGTPGYINFLDAFNSWQLVKELKLALDLPAATSFKHVSPAGAAVGLPLSDALKKSYFVEDIDLSPVAAAYARARGADRMSSFGDWVAISDIVDLPTAKILSRSVSDGIIAPGYTEEALKLLKNKKKGNYCIIEIDFDYEPQSLENREVYGITFEQKRNDIVVNYDMLNNIVTENKEIPEEAKRDLIIAMITLKYTQSNSVCYAFDGQVIGCGAGQQSRVHCTRLAGSKADIWYLRQHPKMLNLQFKEGVTRPNIDNAIDQFLRDDVTEMEKASWSEIFQVMPTRLTKEEKAQWLSTLKGVSLGSDAFFPFRDNIDRAAESGVQFIVQPGGSIRDDIVIKACDEYDMVMAYSSLRLFHH from the coding sequence ATGAAAGAATTCATTTTAAAATATGGATGTAATCCACATCAAAAACCAGCTAAAATTTATTCAAGGGAAGGAGAAATGCCATTTAAGATACTAAATGGAACTCCAGGATATATTAACTTTTTAGATGCTTTTAATTCTTGGCAATTAGTTAAAGAATTAAAGCTAGCATTAGATTTGCCTGCAGCTACTTCTTTTAAGCATGTTAGTCCAGCTGGTGCTGCAGTAGGACTCCCCCTAAGTGATGCATTGAAAAAATCATATTTTGTTGAAGATATAGATTTATCTCCTGTAGCAGCTGCCTATGCTAGAGCTAGAGGTGCAGATAGAATGTCCTCCTTTGGAGATTGGGTTGCTATAAGCGATATTGTTGATTTGCCAACAGCTAAAATTTTGAGTAGGTCTGTTTCAGATGGAATAATTGCTCCAGGGTATACTGAAGAAGCCTTAAAGTTACTAAAGAATAAGAAAAAGGGTAATTATTGCATAATTGAAATTGACTTTGATTATGAACCACAAAGTCTTGAAAATAGAGAGGTTTATGGTATTACCTTTGAGCAGAAGAGAAATGATATAGTAGTTAATTATGATATGTTGAATAATATAGTAACAGAAAATAAAGAAATTCCAGAAGAAGCAAAAAGAGATTTAATTATAGCTATGATAACTCTTAAATATACCCAATCAAATTCTGTATGTTATGCTTTTGATGGTCAAGTAATTGGCTGTGGTGCTGGTCAACAATCTCGTGTTCATTGCACTAGACTTGCAGGCTCAAAGGCTGATATATGGTACTTAAGACAACATCCCAAAATGCTTAACTTACAGTTTAAAGAAGGTGTGACACGTCCTAATATAGATAATGCCATAGATCAATTTTTAAGAGATGATGTAACTGAAATGGAAAAGGCAAGCTGGAGTGAGATTTTTCAGGTAATGCCAACTCGGTTAACCAAGGAAGAAAAAGCTCAGTGGCTTTCAACCTTAAAGGGTGTTTCCTTAGGCTCCGATGCATTCTTTCCATTTCGTGATAATATTGATAGAGCTGCTGAAAGTGGGGTACAATTTATTGTTCAGCCTGGTGGTTCTATAAGAGATGATATTGTAATAAAAGCTTGTGATGAATATGATATGGTTATGGCTTATTCCAGTTTAAGGTTATTTCACCATTAA
- a CDS encoding beta-propeller domain-containing protein translates to MIDEKNLKNSFEDVEIPKELDFAIEKGIRKAKRSKKTNRVSLLAASLAVVVGTSFIIKNQVSLSHKDFVSNDITITSVSDFEELPKINDFDNLEAILKQYSSSSRYGGVVSKSTEIATGGTADMLTGNMQDTGKSENVTTNNQVQGVEEGDIVQTDGEYIYYGKNSYENNSSIAKVIITKTNSAGKLEKTKEIVFSDSGHSSIMNLFIKGDKLIVEGYQIEAGDSSIVKIYNIRDKNNITLEQAYNIDGNFVRERMIGDKLYFITSKYPYPVYGLPSTEQEKAKENILPKITCEDTTGKKVTTEISLEDICYLPGMNPSAFVTISTIDMAKGTINNYTMLGDTSNIYSSMENLYLIGQSYENIDGKEMATTKDIMIPTNPETTIYKFKYTEDGVAFVAKNSVSGYVLNQFSMDEYDNTFRIATTNFQNDIKDQDNNIYILDDKLQLKGKLEHLAKGEKIYSVRFQEDKGYMVTFKNTDPLFVIDLSDATLPKILGELKIPGFSSYLHPYDENHLIGLGNDTKEIEGNDEFVKRSGIKLSLYDVSDKQNPKEMYKEIIGSEYIYSEALNNHKAFFFNKENNLVGFPVTDYSYNNNNKGFYIFKVDINSGIQNLSYIKLDSSSEYWYEGDRIFALKDKLYAVTNNNIQSYDIKTINKLDELRY, encoded by the coding sequence ATGATAGATGAAAAAAATTTGAAAAATTCTTTTGAAGATGTTGAGATACCAAAGGAGTTAGATTTTGCTATAGAGAAAGGCATAAGAAAGGCTAAAAGAAGCAAGAAAACAAATAGAGTTTCTCTTTTAGCTGCTTCTCTAGCTGTGGTAGTAGGTACTTCATTTATTATAAAAAATCAAGTTAGTCTAAGTCATAAGGATTTTGTTTCTAATGATATAACCATAACATCTGTTAGTGATTTTGAGGAATTACCGAAGATTAATGATTTTGATAATCTTGAAGCAATCTTAAAACAATATTCAAGCAGCAGTAGATATGGTGGGGTTGTAAGTAAGAGTACAGAAATTGCTACTGGAGGTACAGCAGATATGCTTACTGGTAACATGCAGGATACAGGTAAATCTGAAAATGTCACTACAAATAATCAAGTTCAAGGAGTCGAAGAAGGCGATATAGTTCAAACTGATGGAGAATATATTTACTATGGAAAGAATAGCTATGAAAATAATAGTAGTATAGCCAAGGTTATTATCACAAAAACTAATTCAGCTGGAAAACTAGAAAAAACTAAAGAAATAGTATTTAGTGATAGTGGTCACAGTAGCATAATGAATCTATTTATTAAGGGCGATAAACTTATAGTTGAAGGATATCAAATTGAAGCAGGGGACAGTAGTATTGTTAAAATCTATAATATTAGAGATAAAAATAACATTACTTTAGAACAGGCTTATAATATCGATGGAAATTTTGTAAGGGAAAGAATGATTGGAGATAAGCTTTATTTTATAACTTCAAAATACCCATACCCAGTTTATGGTCTTCCATCAACAGAGCAAGAAAAAGCTAAGGAAAATATATTGCCTAAAATAACTTGTGAAGATACCACAGGAAAAAAAGTTACAACAGAAATTTCTTTGGAAGATATATGTTATCTTCCAGGAATGAATCCAAGTGCTTTTGTTACAATATCAACTATAGACATGGCTAAAGGAACAATAAACAACTATACTATGTTGGGAGACACCAGTAATATCTACTCATCTATGGAGAATTTATATTTGATTGGACAAAGCTATGAAAATATTGATGGAAAAGAGATGGCTACAACTAAAGACATAATGATTCCGACAAACCCTGAAACTACTATTTATAAATTTAAATATACAGAGGATGGAGTAGCTTTTGTAGCAAAAAATTCTGTATCAGGATATGTATTAAATCAATTCTCTATGGATGAATATGATAATACATTTAGAATAGCAACTACTAATTTTCAAAACGATATAAAAGATCAAGATAATAACATCTATATATTAGACGATAAATTACAGCTTAAGGGTAAATTAGAGCACTTGGCTAAAGGTGAGAAAATATATTCCGTTAGATTCCAAGAGGATAAAGGCTATATGGTTACCTTTAAAAACACAGATCCTTTGTTTGTAATTGATTTAAGCGATGCTACTTTACCAAAGATTCTTGGTGAATTAAAGATACCAGGTTTTAGTAGTTATCTCCATCCTTATGATGAAAACCACTTAATTGGACTTGGAAATGATACAAAGGAAATTGAGGGCAATGATGAATTTGTAAAGAGAAGTGGAATTAAACTTTCTCTCTATGATGTTAGTGATAAGCAAAATCCTAAAGAAATGTATAAGGAGATAATAGGATCAGAGTATATTTACTCAGAGGCTTTAAATAATCATAAAGCATTTTTCTTTAATAAGGAGAATAATTTAGTAGGTTTTCCTGTTACTGATTATAGTTATAACAATAATAATAAAGGATTTTATATATTTAAGGTAGATATAAATAGCGGTATACAAAACTTAAGCTATATTAAGTTGGACTCCAGTTCAGAGTACTGGTATGAGGGTGATAGAATTTTCGCTCTTAAAGATAAGTTATATGCAGTAACTAATAATAACATACAGAGTTATGATATTAAGACGATAAATAAATTAGATGAATTAAGATATTGA
- the tnpA gene encoding IS200/IS605 family transposase: MDNSSLAHSKWNCKYHIVFAPKYRRQIIYGKIKADIGVILRKLCEYKGVEIIEANACKDHIHMLVSIPPKLSVSQFMGYLKGKSSLMIFDRHANLKYKYRNRQFWCKGYYVDIVGRNKKIIEEYIKNQIQEDLAYEQMSLKEFIDPFTGESVNKGKK, encoded by the coding sequence ATGGATAATAGTAGTTTAGCACATAGTAAATGGAATTGTAAATATCACATAGTCTTCGCACCAAAGTATAGGAGACAAATCATATATGGAAAAATAAAAGCGGATATAGGGGTAATACTTAGAAAGTTATGTGAATATAAAGGAGTAGAAATTATTGAAGCAAATGCATGTAAGGATCATATACATATGCTTGTAAGTATACCTCCGAAGTTAAGTGTCTCTCAGTTTATGGGGTATTTGAAAGGTAAGAGTTCATTGATGATTTTTGACAGACATGCAAATTTGAAATATAAATATAGGAATAGGCAATTTTGGTGTAAAGGCTATTACGTTGATATAGTTGGAAGAAACAAAAAGATAATAGAAGAATACATAAAGAATCAAATACAGGAAGATTTAGCATATGAACAAATGAGCTTGAAAGAATTTATTGACCCGTTTACGGGTGAATCAGTAAACAAAGGCAAAAAATAA
- a CDS encoding VTT domain-containing protein — MKKINKVIMMSSFWGVVVYVLYRFGLITTDLNKINVIIGNDPIKMRCLFVFLSTVKVAFLIPQTIFIIGGSIIFGPYEGFLLSVLSLAISQSIMYVVGKFFQKQLLGETFLEKNKEIISILKKYGYKVLALGVVCPVTPSDLFTVSAACIKLDYKKCIATIVMADAPMIFLYGFLGIGFKESVGFKILVVILIVFISYYTFYIWNKVKKS, encoded by the coding sequence ATGAAAAAAATAAATAAGGTAATTATGATGTCAAGCTTTTGGGGAGTAGTTGTGTATGTATTGTATAGATTTGGATTAATCACAACAGATTTGAATAAGATAAATGTTATTATTGGAAATGACCCAATTAAAATGAGATGTCTATTTGTATTTTTATCAACAGTGAAGGTAGCATTTTTAATTCCTCAAACTATTTTCATTATTGGTGGAAGTATTATATTTGGACCATATGAAGGGTTTTTATTATCAGTATTATCTCTAGCAATTTCACAGAGTATTATGTATGTTGTTGGAAAGTTCTTTCAAAAACAATTGTTAGGAGAAACATTCTTAGAAAAAAATAAAGAAATCATATCAATTCTTAAGAAATATGGTTATAAGGTTTTAGCCTTGGGAGTAGTTTGTCCGGTAACCCCTTCAGATTTATTCACTGTTTCAGCTGCTTGTATAAAATTAGACTATAAAAAATGTATTGCAACTATAGTAATGGCTGATGCTCCTATGATATTTTTGTATGGATTTCTGGGAATTGGGTTTAAGGAATCAGTTGGTTTTAAAATTTTAGTGGTTATCCTAATTGTTTTTATATCATATTACACTTTTTATATATGGAATAAGGTTAAAAAGTCTTAA
- a CDS encoding radical SAM/SPASM domain-containing protein: MVNKKAHLIEQDENISFQSINEDSQDPIEKSDLEESNDEINLKMVGWEITRRCNLACPHCYTAAANSDQFVPELSTAQCYKIIEDIARLGVEIIGWTGGEPLLRNDLEDLIAYAKSFGIRSGLTTNGLLLSESRAKSLKDAGLEIVQVSLDGSTPARNAKIRKCLESDFEIVLNGALNSQKLGMNTNLAMLLCSETLDDASSYLKLAKQVGINTVRFCGFVPVGRGKKPEISQKFLFSKDDLTYLREFAESSIENENLRILFDPAFGSMPPYHYFHSCFAGKGQLYLDTLGNIYPCTSMINSEFLVGNIHNRSIVDIYKDERMRPTSNFSDTCLKGRCTSCEHVINCHGGCRGITHAQTGDIHASFPYCLK, from the coding sequence ATGGTAAACAAAAAAGCCCATCTTATTGAGCAAGATGAAAATATTAGTTTTCAAAGTATAAACGAAGATTCCCAAGACCCAATTGAAAAAAGTGATTTGGAGGAATCTAATGATGAAATAAACCTAAAAATGGTGGGATGGGAAATTACTCGACGCTGTAATCTTGCTTGCCCACATTGTTATACTGCTGCTGCTAATTCAGATCAATTCGTTCCTGAGTTATCCACTGCTCAGTGCTACAAAATTATTGAAGATATTGCACGTCTTGGAGTCGAAATCATAGGTTGGACTGGAGGAGAACCGTTACTACGAAATGATTTAGAAGATTTGATTGCCTACGCAAAATCTTTTGGTATACGCTCAGGTCTCACCACTAATGGGCTACTACTTAGCGAAAGCCGTGCAAAAAGCCTAAAAGACGCTGGTCTTGAAATAGTTCAAGTTAGCTTGGACGGATCTACTCCAGCCCGTAACGCAAAGATACGAAAATGTTTGGAGTCTGACTTTGAGATCGTTCTAAATGGTGCTCTTAACAGCCAAAAATTAGGTATGAATACAAACTTGGCTATGTTGCTTTGTTCGGAAACCTTGGACGATGCATCTTCATACTTGAAGCTTGCTAAGCAGGTGGGAATTAATACAGTCCGATTCTGTGGGTTTGTACCTGTAGGTCGTGGAAAGAAACCAGAAATCTCCCAAAAATTCTTGTTTTCAAAAGATGATCTTACTTATCTTCGAGAATTCGCAGAAAGTTCAATTGAAAATGAAAATCTTCGCATCTTATTTGATCCAGCTTTTGGGAGCATGCCACCATACCACTATTTTCATAGTTGCTTTGCAGGTAAAGGACAATTATATCTTGATACCTTAGGTAATATTTACCCATGTACATCTATGATAAATTCAGAATTTCTTGTAGGAAATATTCATAATCGAAGTATTGTGGATATTTACAAAGATGAACGTATGAGACCAACAAGCAATTTTTCAGATACTTGTCTGAAAGGTCGATGTACCTCTTGTGAACATGTTATAAACTGTCATGGTGGTTGCCGAGGCATTACCCATGCTCAAACTGGAGATATCCATGCATCATTTCCATATTGCTTAAAATGA
- a CDS encoding sigma-70 family RNA polymerase sigma factor: MNIEEKVKLAQKGDEEAFSTLIYEKKETLYVTAYSYVKSKEDALDIVQETVYKAYKNIKKLKEPRFFNTWLTRILINTSIDHVKKNSKVTYLSDDTGRSLKLEENREEIIDIQRAIQNLSENLKTIIILKYYQNFTCEEISQTLQMPIGTVKTNLHKALKTLRVEFKEELL, translated from the coding sequence TTGAATATAGAAGAAAAGGTTAAGCTAGCACAAAAGGGGGATGAAGAGGCTTTTTCAACATTAATTTATGAAAAGAAAGAAACACTGTATGTTACTGCATATAGCTATGTTAAAAGCAAAGAAGATGCTTTAGATATAGTGCAAGAGACAGTATATAAAGCTTATAAAAATATTAAAAAATTAAAGGAGCCAAGATTTTTTAATACATGGTTAACTAGGATATTAATAAACACATCTATAGATCATGTAAAAAAGAATAGTAAGGTTACTTATTTATCCGATGATACAGGAAGAAGTTTAAAATTAGAGGAAAATAGAGAAGAAATTATAGACATCCAAAGAGCTATACAAAACCTTAGTGAAAATTTAAAGACTATTATAATACTTAAATATTATCAAAACTTTACCTGTGAGGAAATTTCACAGACTCTCCAAATGCCAATTGGTACAGTAAAAACAAATTTACATAAGGCTTTAAAGACACTTAGAGTAGAGTTTAAGGAGGAGTTGCTATGA
- a CDS encoding cellulase family glycosylhydrolase, whose protein sequence is MFNNVKKKILSIVAAGAMLMALVPNINVAAETTYSNLTGNANVKKPSVGGKLQLLNKNGIKTLCDKDGNPIQLRGMSTHGLQWFPGVVNNNAFAALSNDWNSNVIRLAMYVAEGGYATNPSVKQTVINGINYAIANDMYVIVDWHMMNPGDPNASVYSGAQSFFNDISTLYPNNKNIIYELCNEPNGENGGVTNDATGWAQVKSYATPIVQLLRNKGNENLIIVGNPFWSQRPDLAADNPINDSNTMYSVHFYSGTNPISTVDTNRDNAMSNVRYALNHGAAVFATEWGTSLATGTTGPYLAKADAWLDFLNGNNISWCNFSISNKDEKAAALNSLTSLDPGSDKLWADNELTTSGQYVRARIKGAYYATPVDPVTNQPTAPKDFSSGFWDFNDGTTQGFGVNPDSPITAINVENANNALKISNLNSKGSNDLSEGNFWANVRISADIWGQSINIYGDTKLTMDVIAPTPVNVSIAAIPQSSTHGWGNPTRAIRVWTNNFVAQTDGTYKATLTISTNDSPNFNTIATDAADSVVTNMILFVGSNSDNISLDNIKFTK, encoded by the coding sequence ATGTTTAATAATGTAAAAAAGAAGATACTTTCTATTGTTGCAGCCGGTGCTATGTTGATGGCATTAGTCCCAAATATAAATGTTGCAGCAGAAACAACTTATTCTAATTTAACTGGAAATGCTAATGTTAAAAAACCTTCTGTTGGAGGTAAATTACAACTACTAAACAAAAATGGTATAAAAACTCTATGTGATAAAGATGGAAATCCAATTCAATTGAGAGGTATGAGTACCCATGGTCTACAATGGTTTCCTGGGGTAGTTAATAATAATGCTTTTGCAGCCCTTTCTAATGATTGGAATTCTAATGTAATTCGTCTTGCTATGTATGTTGCTGAAGGGGGATATGCAACAAACCCATCAGTTAAACAAACTGTCATCAACGGAATAAACTATGCAATTGCAAATGATATGTACGTTATTGTAGATTGGCATATGATGAATCCGGGAGATCCAAATGCTAGCGTATATTCAGGCGCGCAAAGCTTCTTTAATGATATTTCTACACTATATCCAAATAATAAAAATATAATTTATGAGTTGTGTAATGAACCTAATGGTGAAAATGGTGGAGTAACGAATGATGCAACTGGTTGGGCTCAGGTAAAATCATATGCAACTCCTATAGTACAATTACTTAGAAACAAGGGAAATGAGAATCTTATCATCGTAGGAAATCCATTCTGGAGTCAAAGACCTGATTTAGCTGCAGATAATCCTATTAATGACTCAAATACAATGTATTCTGTACATTTTTATAGTGGTACTAATCCAATATCAACTGTAGACACTAATAGAGATAATGCTATGAGCAATGTAAGATATGCTCTTAACCATGGAGCTGCTGTTTTTGCAACAGAATGGGGAACTAGTTTAGCTACTGGTACTACTGGACCTTACCTAGCTAAAGCAGATGCGTGGCTAGATTTCTTAAATGGAAACAACATAAGCTGGTGTAACTTTTCAATAAGTAACAAGGATGAAAAAGCAGCTGCACTTAATAGTTTAACAAGTCTTGATCCAGGTTCTGATAAGTTATGGGCAGATAATGAATTAACCACTTCAGGTCAATATGTACGTGCTCGTATTAAGGGAGCTTATTATGCTACACCAGTTGATCCTGTAACAAACCAACCAACAGCACCGAAAGACTTTTCTTCAGGCTTTTGGGACTTTAATGACGGTACTACACAAGGTTTTGGTGTAAATCCAGATAGTCCAATAACTGCTATTAATGTTGAAAATGCTAACAATGCTTTAAAAATCAGCAATCTTAATAGTAAGGGTAGTAATGATTTATCTGAAGGAAACTTTTGGGCCAATGTCCGCATTTCAGCTGATATCTGGGGACAAAGTATAAATATATATGGAGACACAAAACTAACAATGGATGTTATAGCTCCAACACCTGTAAATGTATCAATCGCAGCTATCCCACAAAGTAGTACTCACGGTTGGGGAAATCCTACAAGAGCTATACGTGTTTGGACAAACAACTTTGTAGCACAAACTGATGGAACCTATAAAGCAACTTTGACCATTTCTACAAACGATAGTCCAAATTTCAATACTATAGCTACAGATGCTGCTGATAGTGTAGTAACAAATATGATTCTATTTGTTGGTTCAAATTCAGATAATATTTCTTTAGACAATATAAAGTTTACTAAATAA
- the ctpM gene encoding radical SAM/SPASM domain Clo7bot peptide maturase, giving the protein MKVSQYNLIWNLEDGKTMAFNSMSCALAEVDDDFINIIENINHINYDELEDEEKTLIDNMLLGRYILNDDFDELKALKYEHFSGKFNNNSLQLTIAPTLSCNFACPYCYENPKSGIMDKNVTDALIAWITEEAIKRKDINILWYGGEPLIAKNVVFDMSEKIIEICKKHNTNYGAAMVTNGYLLDDVVISKLNDLKINSIQVTLDGPANIHNTRRILKNSNEGTFEVILSNIKKLKKNNINIIIRMNIDKTNMDSIDEFLDMLIENNLRDVSISFGKVTDQTGTCVSMSESCMNSEEYSKENLKYQQKLFQNGFNIDANGNFLGFYPTMKTNYCGADNIGTFVLDPEGYMYKCWCDVGETDRAVGHVLERHNDPNEKMYMQNVDYMFWSPFDHEECLKCNVLPICMGGCPYNGLMNGSKPECENWKYNLKEVLELTYLQDNIEN; this is encoded by the coding sequence ATGAAAGTATCACAATATAATTTGATTTGGAATCTGGAAGATGGAAAAACTATGGCATTTAATAGCATGAGTTGCGCTCTCGCAGAAGTAGACGATGATTTTATAAACATAATTGAAAATATAAATCATATTAACTATGATGAATTAGAAGATGAGGAAAAAACTCTAATTGATAATATGCTTTTAGGTAGGTACATATTAAACGATGATTTTGATGAGCTTAAAGCTCTAAAATATGAACATTTTTCAGGGAAATTCAATAACAATAGCTTGCAACTTACTATAGCCCCTACATTAAGTTGTAATTTTGCTTGTCCATATTGTTATGAAAATCCTAAGAGCGGAATAATGGATAAAAACGTTACAGATGCCCTCATAGCTTGGATAACTGAAGAAGCAATAAAAAGAAAAGATATTAACATTTTGTGGTATGGTGGAGAACCTCTTATTGCAAAAAATGTGGTTTTTGATATGTCTGAAAAAATCATTGAAATTTGTAAGAAACATAATACCAATTATGGTGCTGCAATGGTTACAAATGGTTATCTTTTGGATGATGTTGTTATTTCTAAATTAAATGACTTAAAAATAAATTCTATCCAAGTAACATTAGATGGACCTGCAAATATTCATAATACAAGAAGAATCTTGAAAAATAGTAATGAAGGTACCTTCGAGGTAATATTGTCTAACATAAAAAAGTTGAAGAAAAACAATATTAACATAATAATACGAATGAATATAGATAAAACAAATATGGATAGCATAGATGAATTTTTAGATATGTTGATTGAAAATAATTTGAGAGATGTTTCTATAAGCTTTGGCAAAGTAACTGATCAAACAGGAACTTGCGTTTCTATGAGTGAATCTTGCATGAATTCTGAAGAATATTCAAAGGAGAATCTAAAATATCAACAAAAACTTTTTCAAAATGGTTTTAACATAGATGCTAATGGTAATTTCCTAGGCTTCTATCCTACCATGAAGACAAATTATTGTGGTGCTGATAATATTGGGACCTTTGTATTAGATCCAGAAGGGTATATGTATAAATGCTGGTGTGATGTAGGTGAAACTGATAGAGCTGTAGGGCATGTACTAGAAAGGCATAATGACCCCAATGAAAAAATGTACATGCAGAATGTTGATTATATGTTCTGGTCTCCCTTTGACCATGAAGAATGTTTAAAATGTAATGTACTGCCCATCTGTATGGGAGGATGTCCTTATAATGGTTTAATGAATGGTTCTAAGCCAGAATGTGAAAATTGGAAATATAACCTAAAAGAAGTATTGGAACTAACATATTTACAAGACAATATTGAGAATTAG